The DNA segment AAACTTTTACGAGATCCGGGAGCGTTTCGGCCAGGTGCCCGGTGGAATGTTCGGCGGCGACGAAAACTGCCGGGTCGGCTATGACGATCCCCGTCAGGCAGTAGAAACGTGCGGCATGGTCGAACAGATGCTCTCCAATGAGCTGCTGATGCGAATTTCAGGCGATCCGTTCTGGGCCGACCACTGCGAAGAGGTCGCCTTCAACAGTTATCCAGCAGCGGTTATGCCCGACTTCCGGGCATTGCGTTATCTCACTGCACCGAACATGGTTGTAAGCGACCGCAAGAACCACAGCCCGGGCATTGACAACGCCGGCCCGTTTCTGATGATGAACCCGTTCAGTTCACGTTGCTGCCAGCACAATCATTCCCACGGCTGGCCCTACTACAGCAAATCGCTATGGTGGGCAACGCCCGACAACGGTCTCTGTGCTGCAATGTACACAGCGAACGAAGTTACAGCCAAAGTTGGTGACGGCACCGAAGTAACTATCGCGGAAAAAACCAACTATCCGTTTGAAGAAACAGTGAAGTTCAATGTTTCTACTCCAAAACCCGTTAAGTTCCCGCTTTACCTCCGCGTTCCAAAATGGTGCGATAAACCCGTCGTAAGTGTCAACGGCAAAAAGCTGAAACTCGATGCAAAACCCCGCAGCTACATTCGTATCGATCGGATGTGGAGCAGGGGCGACACGGTCAACCTTGATCTGCCCATGCGGATCGAGGTCAGAACATGGGAAAGAAATCACAACAGCGTAAGCGTCGATTACGGGCCGCTGACCTTTTCATTGAAAATCGAGGAGAGGTTGAACAAGGTGGACAGCACCAAGGCTGCATTATGGGATTCAAAATGGCAGGACGATGCGGACCCTTCCGAATGGCCGTCATTCGAGATATTCCCTGCATCGCCTTGGAACTATGGGCTGGTCCTGAACGAAAAACATCCCGAGAGATCTTTCAGCCTGGTCAAAAAAGCCTGGCCGGAGGACAATTTCCCCTTCACGCTGAAATCGGTCCCCCTGGAAATGAAGGTCAAGGCCCGAAAGATCCCCAACTGGAAACTAGATCGATACGGCCTTTGCGCCGAGCTGCAGGACAGCCCCGTCCATTCGGATGAGCCGGTTGAGACCGTTACACTGGTACCTATGGGTGCGGCAAGACTGCGGATATCGGCCTTCCCTGTTATTGGCAGCGGACCGGCCGCCACTGAATGGCAAGCACCTGTCGTGCCCGACCCGCTGCCGTACAAAGCCGCCGCCTCGCACGTGTTTGATTCGTTGGAAGCGATGTACGATCAGATGCACCCCAGCACCTCGGGCGACCATTCGATCCCCCGCTTCACATGGTGGGATCACCGGGGATCTCGCGAATGGGTACAGTACGATTTTAAAAAGCCCAAAACAGTTTCGCAAGTTTCCCTCTACTGGTTCGATGATACCGGTCGCGGTCAGTGCCGTGTCCCAAAATCCTGGAAGCTGCTTTACCGTAAAGGCGACCGATGGGTGCCTGTAAGCGCAAAAGATGCATACAGCACGGATCGCGATAAATGGAACACTGTCAACTTTGAGCAAGTTCGTACAAGTTCTTTGCGACTGGACGTTCAGCTCAAGCGAGATTACTCGGGCGGTATTCTGGAATGGAAAATCAAGTAGCTTTTAATTGCTGCAGTAATATTTTAATGTAAAAACTCATGATGAGAAATTGCACAACTACAATCATGGTGATTCTTATAGCCGGCACTACCGCTTGCTGCACGGCAGGTGCAGACAGCAAGTTTGCTCGCTGGGGCAGGCAGACGCTTGAGGTTATCGAAAGGGATCACAGGATCGAAGGCCAATCTGGTTATTATGAGGATCAGTCCAGAGAAGATGTTTCTTTCACCTGGGGCAACGCCATCCTGCTGCTGGCCTATGCTGAGGCTGCCAAGGTCGATCCGGCATATGAAGAACCACTAGAAAACCTGCACAAGCATATCCAGGCTTATTGGGTAGTGGATAAAGGTATAGGCGGCTATGATGCACTTCCCGAACCAAGGGAAAAGGTGGATCGGTATTATGATGACAATGCATGGATAGCCATGGCGCAGATCGATGCTTATCATGCGACCGGCAAGGATAAATATCTTCAAGCTGCCCGGCGATCCATCCAGTTTAGCCTGAGCGGTATGGACACGGAATCCGGAGGCATCTGGTGGCGCGAAACATGGGAACGTCCACGGCGAAAGAGCAAAAACACCTGTTCAGTAGCCCCCACCGCATTTGCGTGCTTGCGGTTCTACGAAGTGACTAAGGAAAAATCTTATCTCGAGAACGCCAAAGATCTTTTGATATGGCTTGACGAAAACCTCAAGGATGAAGATAATATATACTTCGATAGCGTGCGTCCCTCAGGTCGGATCGGCCGCCGCAAATGGTCCTACAATTCCGCAATGCCCATGAGGTGCTATATTGTACTGCATAAGCTCACGGGGGAAAACAAGTATCTGGAAAAAGCCGTTGAAATAGCCGTAGCGGCCCATAAGCGATGGTTTGACAGCTCCACCAACGCGATCAAGTGTGAATCCATGTTCGCATTCACTCTTGTCGAAGGCTGGATCAAATTATCCGAAGCAACCAGAAACCCCAAATGGAAACAGTTCGCCGAAAACGCAATGGTCTATGTCCACGAAAACGTCAAGGACCCTGTCGGGCGATACTCTAAACGCTGGGACGACAAAAATACAGAACCTCTAAACAGATGGAATTTGCTCTTCCCTGCAGCCACGGCCCGCGCTTATTGGGCACTGGTTGCAGCAAACACATCATGTAAATGACAGGATTATCTATTGAAACGGATTTTAGGAGATTATATGACACTTGAAAAAGAATATAAAACAATACTGTTAGCTTTCACTGTTTTATTTATAGCGGTAGGCATTTCAGCAGCGGCCCAAGACAAAGTTGCATATTCTGACTACGTCAATCCTCTGGTGGGTACCGACTCGGAATTCAGCTTTTCGACCGGCAACACCTATCCCGCGATTGCTGTCCCTCACGGCCTGAACTTCTGGACCCCGGTGACAAATCCAGACCAGCTCAACGGCTGGTGCTACAATTACGACGACCACAAGCTCTGCGGCTTCAAACAGACTCATCAGCCCAGCCCCTGGATCAACGACTACGCAAGATTCGCTATCATGCCCGTCGTCGGCGACCTGGCCGTAAGGACCGAAGAACGTGCAAGCTGGTTCTCCCACAAAGCTGAAACCG comes from the Anaerohalosphaera lusitana genome and includes:
- a CDS encoding glycoside hydrolase family 76 protein, encoding MVILIAGTTACCTAGADSKFARWGRQTLEVIERDHRIEGQSGYYEDQSREDVSFTWGNAILLLAYAEAAKVDPAYEEPLENLHKHIQAYWVVDKGIGGYDALPEPREKVDRYYDDNAWIAMAQIDAYHATGKDKYLQAARRSIQFSLSGMDTESGGIWWRETWERPRRKSKNTCSVAPTAFACLRFYEVTKEKSYLENAKDLLIWLDENLKDEDNIYFDSVRPSGRIGRRKWSYNSAMPMRCYIVLHKLTGENKYLEKAVEIAVAAHKRWFDSSTNAIKCESMFAFTLVEGWIKLSEATRNPKWKQFAENAMVYVHENVKDPVGRYSKRWDDKNTEPLNRWNLLFPAATARAYWALVAANTSCK
- a CDS encoding discoidin domain-containing protein; protein product: MHPSTSGDHSIPRFTWWDHRGSREWVQYDFKKPKTVSQVSLYWFDDTGRGQCRVPKSWKLLYRKGDRWVPVSAKDAYSTDRDKWNTVNFEQVRTSSLRLDVQLKRDYSGGILEWKIK